In Calonectris borealis chromosome 8, bCalBor7.hap1.2, whole genome shotgun sequence, a single genomic region encodes these proteins:
- the YIPF1 gene encoding protein YIPF1 isoform X1: MAAVDDLKFQEFDDAANLLAANPDATTISIDEPVEIPKNQHGRLPEPGREEDDELLGTDDSDKTELLAGQKKSAPFWTFEYYQTFFDVDTYQVLDRIKGSVFPVPGKNFVRLYIRSNPDLYGPFWICATLVFTIAVSGNLSNFFIHLGKPTYHYVPEFRKVSIAATTIYAYAWLVPLALWGFLMWRNSKVMNIVSYSFLEIVCVYGYSLFIYIPTAILWIIPQKVVRWVLVMFSLCLSGSVLVMTFWPAVRDDNRRIALATVVTIVLLHALLAVGCLAYFFDAPEMDFPAPIIPAHNGTTVITKSQ, encoded by the exons ATGGCGGCCGTGGATGACCTCAAATTTCAAG AATTTGACGATGCAGCTAATTTGCTTGCAGCAAATCCTGACGCTACCACAATAAGCATCGACGAGCCAGTTGAAATCCCCAAGAATCAGCACGGCCGTCTGCCAGAGCCAGGGAGAGAAGAGGATGATGAATTACTGGGGACCGATGACTCCGATAAAACAGAG CTGCTTGCAGGACAGAAGAAAAGTGCCCCTTTCTGGACATTTGAGTACTACCAGACGTTCTTCGATGTGGACACTTACCAG GTCCTGGACAGAATCAAAGGTTCGGTTTTCCCAGTACCAGGGAAGAACTTTGTAAGGCTGTATATCCGCAGCAATCCTGACCTTTATG GTCCCTTTTGGATATGTGCCACACTCGTCTTTACCATTGCTGTTAGTGGCAATCTCTCTAATTTCTTCATCCATCTGGGCAAGCCGACATACCACTATGTGCCCGAATTCAGAAAAG TCTCCATAGCAGCAACAACGATTTATGCATATGCTTGGCTTGTTCCCCTTGCTCTCTGGGGATTCCTGATGTGGAGGAACAGTAAAGTTATGAACATTGTTTCCTACTCATTCCTGGAGATAGTGTGTGTGTATGGCTACTCCCTCTTCATTTACATTCCCACAGCG ATTTTATGGATCATACCACAAAAAGTGGTGCGCTGGGTCCTGGTGATGTTCTCCCTGTGCCTTTCGGGGTCTGTTTTGGTGATGACCTTTTGGCCTGCTGTCCGAGACGACAACCGGAGGATTGCGCTGGCAACCGTGGTGACCATTGTTCTGCTTCATGCCCTGCTGGCTGTCGGCTGTTTG GCATACTTTTTTGATGCCCCTGAAATGGATTTTCCTGCACCTATTATCCCTGCTCACAATGGAACAACAGTAATAACAAAGAGTCAGTAA
- the YIPF1 gene encoding protein YIPF1 isoform X2, producing the protein MAAVDDLKFQANPDATTISIDEPVEIPKNQHGRLPEPGREEDDELLGTDDSDKTELLAGQKKSAPFWTFEYYQTFFDVDTYQVLDRIKGSVFPVPGKNFVRLYIRSNPDLYGPFWICATLVFTIAVSGNLSNFFIHLGKPTYHYVPEFRKVSIAATTIYAYAWLVPLALWGFLMWRNSKVMNIVSYSFLEIVCVYGYSLFIYIPTAILWIIPQKVVRWVLVMFSLCLSGSVLVMTFWPAVRDDNRRIALATVVTIVLLHALLAVGCLAYFFDAPEMDFPAPIIPAHNGTTVITKSQ; encoded by the exons ATGGCGGCCGTGGATGACCTCAAATTTCAAG CAAATCCTGACGCTACCACAATAAGCATCGACGAGCCAGTTGAAATCCCCAAGAATCAGCACGGCCGTCTGCCAGAGCCAGGGAGAGAAGAGGATGATGAATTACTGGGGACCGATGACTCCGATAAAACAGAG CTGCTTGCAGGACAGAAGAAAAGTGCCCCTTTCTGGACATTTGAGTACTACCAGACGTTCTTCGATGTGGACACTTACCAG GTCCTGGACAGAATCAAAGGTTCGGTTTTCCCAGTACCAGGGAAGAACTTTGTAAGGCTGTATATCCGCAGCAATCCTGACCTTTATG GTCCCTTTTGGATATGTGCCACACTCGTCTTTACCATTGCTGTTAGTGGCAATCTCTCTAATTTCTTCATCCATCTGGGCAAGCCGACATACCACTATGTGCCCGAATTCAGAAAAG TCTCCATAGCAGCAACAACGATTTATGCATATGCTTGGCTTGTTCCCCTTGCTCTCTGGGGATTCCTGATGTGGAGGAACAGTAAAGTTATGAACATTGTTTCCTACTCATTCCTGGAGATAGTGTGTGTGTATGGCTACTCCCTCTTCATTTACATTCCCACAGCG ATTTTATGGATCATACCACAAAAAGTGGTGCGCTGGGTCCTGGTGATGTTCTCCCTGTGCCTTTCGGGGTCTGTTTTGGTGATGACCTTTTGGCCTGCTGTCCGAGACGACAACCGGAGGATTGCGCTGGCAACCGTGGTGACCATTGTTCTGCTTCATGCCCTGCTGGCTGTCGGCTGTTTG GCATACTTTTTTGATGCCCCTGAAATGGATTTTCCTGCACCTATTATCCCTGCTCACAATGGAACAACAGTAATAACAAAGAGTCAGTAA